In Methanobacterium paludis, the following proteins share a genomic window:
- a CDS encoding VOC family protein: MQKIIPFLWFDGKAEEAANFYTSIFKNSKIVNIMHYGEAGPEPKGTVMSTTFELDGEEFIALNGGPQFTFSPAISFFINCQTQKEVDDLWEKFSKDGEKQGPGWIKDKYGVSWQIVPTLLSELLNDPDPEKSQRVRKAMLQMDKLDIEKLKHAYKGQ; encoded by the coding sequence ATGCAAAAGATCATCCCATTTTTATGGTTCGATGGTAAAGCTGAGGAGGCAGCAAATTTCTATACCTCCATTTTTAAAAATTCAAAGATCGTGAACATTATGCACTATGGAGAAGCCGGACCAGAGCCCAAAGGAACGGTGATGTCCACAACATTCGAGCTCGATGGAGAGGAATTCATCGCGTTAAACGGCGGTCCACAATTCACATTCTCGCCGGCCATATCTTTCTTCATAAACTGCCAAACGCAGAAAGAAGTGGATGATTTGTGGGAAAAATTCTCCAAAGATGGAGAAAAACAGGGACCGGGCTGGATTAAAGACAAATACGGAGTGTCATGGCAAATCGTCCCCACCCTTTTGAGCGAACTTTTAAATGATCCGGATCCTGAAAAATCGCAGAGAGTTAGGAAGGCAATGCTTCAAATGGATAAACTTGACATAGAAAAGTTAAAGCACGCGTACAAGGGACAATAA
- a CDS encoding SRPBCC family protein: MAKNNLTKITAEPGKQEIIITREFDAPLKLVFKAFTDPKLYIEWLGPRRLTMTLETFEPKNGGSWRYIQKDQDGNEYAFHGVNHEVTPERIISTFEFEGLPEKGHVILETTKFEALSNGKTKLTSQSVFQAVEDRDGMLQSGMEEGVNESYERLDELLEKM, encoded by the coding sequence ATGGCAAAAAATAATCTTACTAAAATTACTGCAGAACCTGGAAAGCAGGAGATCATCATCACAAGAGAATTTGATGCCCCATTAAAACTTGTTTTTAAAGCTTTCACAGATCCAAAGCTTTACATAGAGTGGCTTGGGCCAAGAAGACTCACAATGACTCTTGAGACATTTGAACCGAAAAATGGCGGGTCATGGAGGTACATTCAAAAGGATCAAGACGGTAATGAGTACGCATTTCATGGTGTGAATCATGAGGTTACCCCTGAGAGAATTATCAGCACCTTTGAATTTGAAGGGCTTCCAGAAAAAGGGCATGTCATTCTCGAAACAACGAAATTTGAAGCATTGTCCAATGGCAAAACAAAGTTAACGTCTCAATCTGTTTTCCAGGCGGTTGAGGATCGTGATGGGATGCTCCAGTCCGGCATGGAAGAGGGAGTTAATGAATCCTATGAACGTCTCGATGAGCTTTTAGAAAAGATGTAA
- a CDS encoding SRPBCC family protein: MDLDENEERCNLEKTSKEKPLVITRIFDAPRKLVWKAWMEPEHVKHWWGPKDYSAPHISIDFRVGGSYLYCMRSPEGEDYWSTGVYQKIVEPERIVCTDSFSDEDGNVVPASHYEMPGDWPLKLLVTVTFEEHEDKTEMTLQHAGLPSEMVETTGIGWEQSFDKLAEHLASFEIG; this comes from the coding sequence ATGGATTTGGATGAAAATGAAGAAAGATGTAATCTAGAAAAAACCAGTAAAGAGAAGCCCCTCGTAATCACGCGTATCTTTGACGCGCCACGAAAACTGGTTTGGAAAGCCTGGATGGAACCTGAACACGTGAAGCACTGGTGGGGACCGAAAGACTACTCCGCACCGCACATCAGTATTGATTTTCGTGTGGGCGGCAGCTATCTATACTGTATGCGGTCACCTGAGGGCGAAGATTATTGGAGTACCGGTGTTTACCAGAAAATAGTTGAACCTGAGAGAATTGTTTGCACAGATTCCTTTTCAGATGAGGATGGAAATGTTGTACCTGCTTCTCACTACGAAATGCCCGGAGACTGGCCCTTAAAATTACTGGTGACTGTGACGTTTGAAGAACATGAGGATAAAACAGAGATGACTCTGCAGCACGCCGGCCTTCCCAGTGAGATGGTTGAAACTACGGGTATCGGCTGGGAACAGTCTTTTGATAAACTCGCTGAACATCTGGCAAGTTTTGAAATTGGATAA
- a CDS encoding alpha/beta fold hydrolase, which translates to MPSKDVERAGTMISHSQLVELDDCGHWLPRDRSLEFVHALKNFL; encoded by the coding sequence GTGCCAAGTAAAGATGTTGAAAGGGCCGGTACAATGATATCCCATTCTCAGTTGGTTGAACTGGATGATTGTGGACACTGGCTTCCTCGAGACAGAAGTCTTGAATTTGTCCATGCCTTAAAAAACTTTCTTTAA
- a CDS encoding alpha/beta hydrolase — MKIKKRSVKVDNINVMLYESGIRKSGTPLLLLHGGGLDSAMLSYESVIPSLGENFHVIAPDLPGYGGTDKPDAPYTLEWYQEFLDKLIDVLGYNQIDLGGLSLGGGISLGYSLAHPKKVRKLVLIAPYGLSNKIPYPQLTTWLMKHPHVYDSINKLMLSNKVFLKASLKKLLVNPDALTEEVVAKLMEVGRNGDSENAWRAFQLSEVKNQKLRTCYLKQLHELTMPVLLLTGKRIL, encoded by the coding sequence ATGAAAATCAAAAAACGTTCTGTTAAAGTAGATAATATCAATGTCATGCTCTACGAATCAGGAATAAGAAAATCAGGAACTCCCCTTTTATTACTGCATGGTGGCGGCCTTGACTCGGCAATGCTCTCCTACGAAAGCGTCATACCAAGTTTAGGTGAAAATTTTCATGTTATTGCTCCAGATCTACCAGGCTATGGTGGAACTGACAAACCCGATGCACCTTATACTCTGGAATGGTACCAGGAATTTCTAGATAAATTAATAGATGTTTTGGGTTACAATCAGATCGACTTAGGCGGTTTATCGTTAGGTGGTGGAATTTCATTGGGATATTCCTTAGCCCACCCCAAAAAAGTTAGAAAACTGGTTCTGATTGCTCCTTACGGCCTGAGCAATAAAATTCCATATCCTCAACTAACGACTTGGCTCATGAAACATCCACATGTATATGATAGTATCAATAAGTTGATGCTTTCCAACAAGGTGTTTTTAAAGGCAAGCCTGAAAAAGCTGCTTGTAAATCCAGATGCACTGACCGAGGAGGTTGTGGCAAAGTTGATGGAAGTGGGGCGCAATGGAGATAGTGAAAATGCCTGGAGGGCTTTCCAGCTCAGTGAAGTTAAAAATCAGAAACTGAGAACCTGCTATCTTAAACAGCTCCACGAGCTTACCATGCCCGTACTTCTTTTAACCGGGAAAAGGATTCTCTAG
- a CDS encoding EVE domain-containing protein: protein MVNYWLWVAKEDSMNDNDEVGSCQRWDGCDPDTEIGDYVLIYRISPHRDIKYLGEITKDCFLNTSKLPNEEYYCEFKILSNFEDELELKDMKDETELVEWYPLKNKFHKRLFSITEDYWKVLEKLIISKNQSSKDVFLN from the coding sequence ATGGTTAATTATTGGCTTTGGGTAGCTAAAGAAGATAGCATGAATGATAACGATGAAGTTGGTTCATGTCAGAGATGGGATGGCTGTGATCCAGATACAGAAATAGGAGATTATGTATTGATCTACAGAATATCACCTCATAGAGATATTAAATATTTAGGAGAAATTACTAAAGACTGCTTTTTGAATACCAGTAAATTGCCTAACGAAGAATATTACTGTGAATTCAAGATATTATCCAATTTTGAAGATGAACTTGAATTAAAGGATATGAAAGATGAAACTGAATTAGTTGAATGGTATCCTCTAAAAAATAAGTTCCATAAACGGTTGTTTTCAATAACTGAGGATTACTGGAAAGTTTTAGAGAAATTAATCATATCTAAAAATCAGTCATCTAAAGATGTTTTCTTAAATTAA
- a CDS encoding HEAT repeat domain-containing protein gives MSSISDLERMREQRDVQNIIKALDVREDKKTREKAAYILGDIRAEEAVEPLISVLNDDYWPIRKAATLSLGRIGDKQAVEPLIKVLKDDYWHVRETAALALGAIGDKRAVEPIIDALKDGSLNVKCEVVGALGVLGDKRALEPLMNILNEDDYILRACTVTSLGKIGDNLAVKSLLNSLEDENYFVRVNAANALATIGDDSALPFLQEALNNSKGESYEFERAVRETMNKIKARKRNKG, from the coding sequence ATGAGTTCTATTTCTGATCTGGAAAGAATGAGGGAGCAAAGAGATGTTCAGAATATTATAAAAGCCTTGGATGTAAGAGAAGACAAAAAGACCCGAGAAAAGGCAGCTTATATCTTGGGTGATATAAGGGCTGAAGAGGCTGTTGAACCTTTAATCTCAGTATTAAATGATGATTACTGGCCTATTCGTAAGGCAGCTACCCTGTCTCTCGGCAGGATTGGGGATAAACAGGCAGTTGAACCTTTAATCAAGGTTTTAAAGGATGATTATTGGCACGTTCGTGAGACAGCGGCATTGGCTTTGGGTGCCATTGGAGATAAACGTGCTGTGGAACCTATTATTGATGCCTTAAAAGATGGCTCTTTAAATGTTAAATGTGAAGTTGTGGGTGCACTGGGAGTTTTAGGTGACAAGAGAGCTTTGGAGCCGTTAATGAATATTCTAAATGAAGATGATTATATTTTGCGGGCCTGCACCGTAACTTCGCTGGGTAAAATAGGTGATAACCTGGCTGTGAAGTCTCTTTTAAATTCATTAGAAGATGAAAACTATTTTGTCCGGGTAAACGCTGCCAACGCCCTTGCAACTATAGGTGATGACAGTGCACTTCCATTCCTCCAGGAGGCTTTAAATAATTCAAAAGGTGAATCCTACGAATTTGAAAGAGCCGTTAGGGAAACTATGAATAAAATCAA